CGGGTTAATATTTCTTACCAACAGAGGCAGATTTTTTGTGTTTCTTGTTTTTCTTTCTGCCTCCCATGTCAATCAAAAAAAAATTATATCCCCTAGTTCAAAAAAAATGAGTTTTTAATAGATTTTAAGTATTTTGGTTAATCATTAAATTTCAGGTATTTTGCCTTAAATTTCCAACGATTTCTTCCTTAGGTTATTACGGGCAAAAGCCTGCTATTTAAGTCCTCAAATCCCCATAATAAGTTTTATTCACTGCTGTTTAGGCAACTGGGAATAACCATGGGGGTCAAGTGGGCTAATGTTCTGAAATTAGGACATTTTGGAAACTGCCCGGCAGTGGTTCAAAGCCACAATACATGGCATAAAACAAGGTTATGGTATGAAACAATTACTCTGAGGCCCTAATGTTAAGGAATGGAATACTAAACCAATACAGTGGATGTGTTAAAACTCGGGGGTATGTGGGTGGGGGTTAGCAATTAGTGATGAGAATTAGAGGGGGGATTTATAACGGCTTTAAGGTAAACTAGACTGACGGGTGTGGGGAGGAGAGAGAAACCCCCATCTAGGGGAAGGGTGTTTTAATAAAAAGATATGGGAAGCCTCACCCAAAAAGGGGGCTATTCTAGTCCTATTTGACTGCTTCGTCTATACTGACGCCAGGCGGCGAAAAACAACCCAATAAGGGTAACAGGGATTAAGCCCAATACAATGCCCAACAGTAAAGGTTCAACCATTAATGGATTCCTCTATGTTTTTTTGTCTGTTGTAGATTATATCAAAATGTGGGAAATTATGAATGACTATAGACGGGGCTCGAACAGTGGACAATAACCATCTGGTGGTACATTAAAACCTCTTAGGGGGGATTCTTCATTGTGGCAGTATTGTTCACGGTAATAACGACAATTGGCACAAGATTCTGGGTGTAATTGTCTCTTGAGAAGACTATTTTGTTGTAGTAATTCTCGCTGGGATAAGCCACGGATTACTAATTCTTCCCCCTGCCATCTCGCTTCCACTAAGCCGGTATCTGCAAAGTTTTGCCACCGGGGATCCCTACTTATCTGTTCTGGTAAGGTTATAGTAACATAGGCCCCCGTTTCGTTCAATTCCCCCTCATAATAGGTTTGGGCAGTCATTTTTGGTTGAATGAATTGAGCGCCGATGGGTAATTCCACTCTAACTCCGGCTTCTGGGGAGTGGAGTTGATAGCGGTTTTGTAGTTCTTCTAGACTGGTTAAATCTGCTAAATAATTGGGCAATCCGTGGACAAATATAATATGCTGTGGTCTCAGGTTATGTATCAGTTGAGTGGTATTTCTGCCGTCACTGTGTTCTGCTAAAATGTAATCCTCTATTATTACCTTTTCTGGGTCACTTCTTTCTCTTATTTCCCTTATTTCTCCAGCTTGTGATATTTTTGAGAGATGAGGAACTAGAACTAGCCATTTTTGCCGGATTTCTGGATTCTGGCAGTATAGTCTCAAGTGACTCAATTGGTCCGTTAACACAATGGAGGGTTTTGTAATTATTTCTTCTCTTTTTCTCCCGGCTACCCGCCGCACTCTGGGTTTTATTTTTTCATCCCAAAAAAGCGGCTGATGCTTGGCAAAATTGCGCACATTTTCGGGAAAGTGGTCTAGCAATTCCAAGTACAAATCACAGGCGAGAGGAATGTCTCCGTCTACCCAAATGTCCAAATCTTTGCCGGTAAATTCGTGGTGGGAGCGTAATAATTTTAATATCTCTTGAGCTATGCCAAAGGTGGGTACTGGGAGTATAACACTTACCTGGGAATCTATAGCCTTTTTTATTCTAGTCATCAATTGTTTTTCCTGATGACGGCGGTGGGGGTGACGGGCAGTGCCGTAACTTCCCTCTATAATAAGGACATCTGGATTTAACCCCCTCAAACTATCTACAGACAAACCCTCCACCAGTTGGAGATTAGAAAGACAAAAATCGCCGGTGTAGAAGATTTTATATACTCTTGCCCCATGATGATATTTAAACAAAAAACAACTGGCCCCGGGTAGGTGTCCTGCTGGAAATAATTCCACCGTTAAATCGGATTTTAAGGCTATGGGGGAATGCCACGGCAAGGCTTCTGCTATTTGTGGCAATTGTGGGATTCTTCCTTCTGTCAACCAATTGAGGGGTAGTAGCTTCGCTGTTACTTCGCTGGTGTAGATGGGCAGGTTTTGATAGCTACGGCGTAGTTCTAACAAGCCACGAGCATGGTCCTCATGGGCATGACTGCAAAAAACCCAGTCGGCGGGGGGTTGACTAGACATACATAGGGGGGTAATATCGGCCAAGCCACAGTCCAATAGGATGCGATAGTTTCCCACCGTCAGCAATAAACAAACCCCCTCGGTGTAATGTCCCACACCAAAGGGATAGCAAGAAAAGGTAATTTCCGAGGCAGAAAAACTTTCTTGCCGTCTACTCATAAGGACAGTTTATCAATGAGCTGTGCCATTCCCATCGTAGTACTCCGTGTCGTAGTAACCGTTTTTAGTTCCGAAGAACAGAGCAGACACTACAAAAAGTATTGTCAACGTCATCATTAGTATTTTAACACTCATGACTGGGACTCCTTCGTTTCCATGGTCTAATTTGTATATTAAAACATAATGACAAAACTGACAAAAAAATTAACAAAGATACGGAAATCCTTACTGCCTTTTTTCGGTTTTCTCCCCTTAGAAATTGGCGGAAATGTGGCACGCTAAAAGTAGAACCGGAAGAGGCAATCTTAGGATAAATTATCAGAGGGAGGTGTTGGCGGGTATGACACTGGTAAGGTTTGATCCCTTCCAAGAAATTACTGCATTGCATCGTCAAGTCAATCGCCTCCTGGAAGAAATTTATCCTTGGAATGGGCATGAGGATTATTTCTTGAATCCTCCGGCGGAATTGAGGGATAATGGTGAGCAATTTATTCTAAAATTCTGGCTCCCCGGTGTGGACAGAAAAGACTTAGATATTAGTGTCACCCGTGATGGTGTTACTGTAAGTGGTGAGTACCGTCAAGAGGAAGATAGGAATGGCGATTACTACATCGCTGAATTCAATTATGGCTCTTTTGAGCGTCATATTGACTTGCCTGCGGAGATTGAAAACGACAAAGTAACTGCTGAGTATAAGGATGGGGTGTTAACACTTACTCTCCCCAAAGTTGAGGAAGCCAGACACAAAATCGTCAAAATTAATCTGGCTTCGGAAGATAAAACTGTGGAAGCAAAGGCTGAGACCGTAAACAATCATGCTGACAAACAAGGCTGATTTTCTCCCCTCCTTTTTCCACTACTTTTCCGCCTATTGGGCGGTTTTTTTATTTTAAATTACTATTGTTATAAATGGAGGCTTTAGCCAATTTTAGTTAATTTTAAATTTTATTTATGATAGGAGATTTGTTGTGGTTAATTTGCCCCAATGATAACAGGATTGCTTTCTGAAGAAAATTGGAGTTTATGAGAGGGAACAGGTGGGGTGGAAGATGCTAAGATAGTGGTATAAAAAGAAAGAATAAATGGGAAAAAATGAGGAAGAAAATAGTGTTGGTGACAGGGGCCACAGGAAGGACGGGCTCCCTTGTGGTAAAGAAACTAAGAACGGGAGAATACGGGTGGGAAGTGAGAGGATTTGCCCGCTCTCGTAGTAAAGTGGAAGAGATATTTGGGGACAGTACTGGCTTTTTTTACGGAGATATTTTGAATCCACAAGAGATAGCAAAGGCGCTAGAGGGGTGTCAGGCATTGGTGATTTTAACCAGTGCGATTCCCAAAATGGTGAAGCCAGCAATAGGTGGTAATCCGCCGCAGTTTGAATTTGAAGAAAAGGGTAGGCCGGAGATTGTGGATTGGTTGGGGCAAAAAAATCAAATCGACGAGGCTGTCCGCGCAGGGGTGGAACATGTTATCTTAGTGAGTTCCATGGGTGGTACTGTTCCCGATCATCCTCTTAATCGCATTGGCAACGGCAATATCCTCGTTTGGAAAAAAAAGGCAGAAAAGTATCTAGTGGCCTCCGGTTTGAACTATACTATAATCAGGCCGGGAGGATTATTGGATGCACCAGAGGGAAAAAGGGAGTTGCTTACGGGGAAAAATGACGAGTTTTTGAAGTCGCCACCTCCTGGTGTTTCACCCTCCATTCCCAGGGGTGACTTGGCCAATGTGATTGTTCAGGCGCTCAATAATCCCTATGCCAGAAACAAGGCCTTTGATTTGATTTCCAAACCTGAGGGTTTTCCAGGAGCCGTTGTTACTACTGACTGGTATGCCTTTTTTGCCGCCACCGACTCTGAGTAGGAGTAGATTAGGCATTAGGCATTAGGTCTTTAGGGGGTTATGGCACTATTCCCCCTCTCTTTGATGCCCCTGAACATTTGATAATTATTTTCAATAATAAGAGCCGCAGCCCAAGCCTCTCGGGGGTCTCTTCACCCACCGCCCATGGGAAGGGGGGAGAAATGTTGGGGAAGTGGGAGCTGTAAGGGCTTATAATTGTGCGGTGTTGGTGTGGTGTGACCTGTAAAAAAGGTGGAGTTTGTCTCCCGGGACAAAAAGTTGCTGTATCATGTGAGGAGTGTCATGTCCAAAAGGGGAAATAATGGGGCCAAGGGTAAGGGGACAGTTGGGGTAGGGGTTTTTACCAGCTTTCAGATTCTGAATTTTTTGGTGTCCCTTGCGGTGGTGTCGGCGGTAGCTCTGTGGTATTACAACCCTCGGCGGGGGGAATCACAGAAAGAAGGGATAGATGTAACAACAGGGGAGGAGGAAAAGGGAAAGAGGGAGGTTTATCAGTTAACCCCCCATACCCCCTCTGACCCTGGCAATGCCGTCGGGAAAACAGAATCGAGGGAAAATGCAAATATAGAATTGGGGGGTGTGGCTAAGATGGCCGAGATAGTGTGTAACAATAGCCGTCTTGGCCATTTTTATTTTCCAGAGGCTTCAAAGAAGAAGTTGGTGGAGGTGGGGGGGTATTACAACAGGAGGGAGTATTTACACAGAGAGGCGGCTGGGGCTTTTAAGAGAATGAGGGAGGATGCCGGAAAAGAGGGGGTGGAGTTGGTGTTGATTTCGGGGTTTAGAGGCGTGGAG
The sequence above is a segment of the Geminocystis sp. M7585_C2015_104 genome. Coding sequences within it:
- a CDS encoding SDR family oxidoreductase — protein: MRKKIVLVTGATGRTGSLVVKKLRTGEYGWEVRGFARSRSKVEEIFGDSTGFFYGDILNPQEIAKALEGCQALVILTSAIPKMVKPAIGGNPPQFEFEEKGRPEIVDWLGQKNQIDEAVRAGVEHVILVSSMGGTVPDHPLNRIGNGNILVWKKKAEKYLVASGLNYTIIRPGGLLDAPEGKRELLTGKNDEFLKSPPPGVSPSIPRGDLANVIVQALNNPYARNKAFDLISKPEGFPGAVVTTDWYAFFAATDSE
- a CDS encoding MBL fold metallo-hydrolase: MSRRQESFSASEITFSCYPFGVGHYTEGVCLLLTVGNYRILLDCGLADITPLCMSSQPPADWVFCSHAHEDHARGLLELRRSYQNLPIYTSEVTAKLLPLNWLTEGRIPQLPQIAEALPWHSPIALKSDLTVELFPAGHLPGASCFLFKYHHGARVYKIFYTGDFCLSNLQLVEGLSVDSLRGLNPDVLIIEGSYGTARHPHRRHQEKQLMTRIKKAIDSQVSVILPVPTFGIAQEILKLLRSHHEFTGKDLDIWVDGDIPLACDLYLELLDHFPENVRNFAKHQPLFWDEKIKPRVRRVAGRKREEIITKPSIVLTDQLSHLRLYCQNPEIRQKWLVLVPHLSKISQAGEIREIRERSDPEKVIIEDYILAEHSDGRNTTQLIHNLRPQHIIFVHGLPNYLADLTSLEELQNRYQLHSPEAGVRVELPIGAQFIQPKMTAQTYYEGELNETGAYVTITLPEQISRDPRWQNFADTGLVEARWQGEELVIRGLSQRELLQQNSLLKRQLHPESCANCRYYREQYCHNEESPLRGFNVPPDGYCPLFEPRL
- the petG gene encoding cytochrome b6-f complex subunit PetG codes for the protein MVEPLLLGIVLGLIPVTLIGLFFAAWRQYRRSSQIGLE
- a CDS encoding Hsp20/alpha crystallin family protein, yielding MTLVRFDPFQEITALHRQVNRLLEEIYPWNGHEDYFLNPPAELRDNGEQFILKFWLPGVDRKDLDISVTRDGVTVSGEYRQEEDRNGDYYIAEFNYGSFERHIDLPAEIENDKVTAEYKDGVLTLTLPKVEEARHKIVKINLASEDKTVEAKAETVNNHADKQG